GCAGCCTCGCCTTGACATAAATGAAAGCTCAAGTAACCTCCCTAGTCCAAACAGGGCTACGGAGGTTACTTATTTAGGCTCGATTGGATCTTAAATACCCCTGCCTTATACCTGCTTATGGCTAGGCTAAAGGCAACTAGACAGGCTAGTCCAGGGTTGCAGACGATTGCAGGTGGGCTTCTAAGAACCACAGGCGCATATCAACGGCGCGCGAGATCTCGGTGTAGAGATCAGCGGTGTCCTTGTCTCCTAGAGAATCAGAGTCGTCAATAGCCGTACGGATGCGGCTGCTGTACTGGCCGTAGCGCTCGACGAGGGCTTCGACGTGCTCTCTGCCTTCAACAGCTCCCAGGGGATACTCCGGTAAGGCAGAGGCCTCTGCGGCCATGCGCGCCGTTCCTTGGGCAATGCCACCGAGCGTTGTCGCTCGTTCAGCCAATAAATCCACGAAGCCCAGCACTTCCGTCGCTAGCTCATCAAACAGCAGATGCAGCTGGTAGAAGTTCATGCCCTTGACGTTCCAGTGAGCTTGCTTCACTTGGGTGTAAAGGTCGAGCGTGTCGGCCAGGTGCTGGTTCAACATGCCGATTAGCTGCGTGCGCTTCTCAGCAGGGATGTTGATGCGGCTCTGATACTGTGCGGTCTTTGCCGTCTTGGTCTGACTGACTGCCATCTTTAACTCTCCTGTCGCAGAGATACTAAAACGAACTCATTACGACTACGCTTAGTCTAGCAAGAAATGCCCTACTCTGTCAAAGGCGCAGTTGTCAAGCGTGCTTAAACCACGTCTGTAGGCGGAGTGAGATTAAGCTCCCATGATCTCGTAGCCACCGTCTACATAGATGATTTGGCCGGTGATGCCACTCGACAAGTCACTACACAAGAAGGCAGCCGTATTGCCCACTTCCAAGGGGGTAACCGAACGGCGGAGAGGCGCTACTTCTTCAACATGGTGGATCATGTCCAGGATGCCGCCAATTGCTGAGGATGCCAGTGTTCGAATCGGACCGGCAGAGATGGCATTCACGCGAATGTTTTGGGGGCCCAGCTCGGCAGCTAGATAGCGAGTGTTGCACTCAAGAGCGGCTTTAGCAGTGCCAGCTAGGTTATAGCCTGGGATCACCCGTACCCCGCCGAGGTAGCTGAGCGTTACTACGCTGCCTCCTTGAGTCATCAGGTGCTTTGTAGCTCCGCACAGTTGGACCAGTGAGTAGGCGCTGATATCAAGGGCTTGATTAAAGCCAGCGCGGGAGATGTCGCTGAAATTGCAAGTGAGGTCTTCTTTATTCACGAAAGCAAGGCAATGGATCAAGATATCCAGGCGACCCCACTTTTCCTGAATAGCAGCGACCATCTCCTCGATCTGCGCATCATTCTGGACATTGCAAGGCAGAAGCAAATCTGGGGCTAGTGGCTCGACCAACTCGGCAACCTTAGCGCGATAGCGATCTCGCTCATCGGGCAGGTAGGTGATAGCGAGGTTGGCTCCAGCCTTGTGCAAGGACTGGGCAATACCCCAGGCAATAGAACGATTGTTGGCAATGCCAGTGACCAGCGCATTTTTTCCGGTCAGGTCAAGCATGGATCTCTCCAGATCGGGTGGCGGCGTGACGAGATCTTACGATACAGCAGCCCTGCCTCTCTCCCGCTCCAGAATCCAGTCTCGTATCACCGCTCAGCAAAACTAAAGTCTGTTGTGATACCGTTTGGTCAAAATTGGTTACCTGTAATACAAACCGCAAGCCTTGAGTAGGTTTAAGTGATGAAAACTTAGTCAGGGCGTTCAGCAAGCCTTGAGATCATCCAGACCGGGAGGGATAGAGGTGGGGAAGGAACGATGGTTGTGACCCAAGATCGGCCTCTAGCGGCGGTTTTCCGCCAGATGAACAATGGTCTATTTCCGCCGATGGTGGAAACCTTCGAGCGGGGTAAGACAATCTTTTTCCCGGGTGACCCAGCGGAGCGAGTTTACTTTCTGCTCAAGGGAGCGGTCAAGCTTTCGCGGGTCTATGAAGCAGGTGAAGAAATCACCGTCGCCTTGCTACGCGAAAACAGTGTCTTCGGCGTGCTGTCTCTGATTACGGGCAACCGCTCTGACCGCTTCTATCACTCTGTGGCCTTCACCCCGGTGGAACTGGTTTCAGTGCCGATTGAGCAGGTGGAGAAAGCGCTCAAGGAAGACCCAGAACTCTCAATGGTGTTGCTGCGTGGCCTCTCCTCGCGCATTTTGCAAACCGAGATGATGATTGAGACCCTGGCCCACCGCGATATGGGCTCTCGTCTGGTGAGCTTCTTGCTGATCCTCTGCCGTGACTTTGGTGTGCCGGGCGCAGAGGGCGTCACCGTGGATCTGAAGCTCTCGCACCAAGCCATTGCTGAGGCTATTGGCTCTACGCGAGTTACCGTCACTCGGCTGCTGGGCGACTTGCGTAAGCAAAAGATGATCTCAATTCATAAGAAAAAGATCACGGTCCATAATCCAGTGCTGCTGGGCCGCCGTTTCACCTAATTTTTCAGGATCTCTAGAGGCGCAGCCTTCAGCTAGACTGCACCCATGACTTCAACTTTCATGCCCGATTTGTCCGCCCTGCTCCCCATCGCCCGCAACGCTGCTTGGGGCGCAGCCGATATTCTGCTGGAGCACTACAACGGCCACAGCGATTTGCAGGTAGACGAGAAGAAGGACGGCCCTGTTACGGCTGCAGATCTAGCCGTGAATCGTCATCTTCTGTCTACGCTTCAAACTGCCTTGGGCAATGAGCATTTTGCCTACCTCAGCGAGGAGACAGCTGACGTACCCAGCCGTTTTGAGAAACAGTGGGTTTGGATCATTGATCCGCTGGATGGCACTCGCGACTTTATTGACCGCACTGGCGAGTTTGCCGTTCATATTGCGCTGGTGCATCAAGGCCGTCCGGTATTGGCTGTCGTCGCTTATCCGATGGTGCAGAAGCTCTACACCGCTGTGCAAGGCCAGGGCAGTCAGGTAGAAACTCGGGATGGCACTGCTCATGCCTTGCAGGTGTCTGACCGGCAGCAGCCTGAGCAAATGCGTTTGATTGTGAGCCGCAGCCACCGGGACGGCAAGCTAGACCGCTTACTGGCCAAACTTCCAAAGGCGGACCAGCGGGCTGTTGGCAGCATTGGCTGTAAGTTCGCTTCGATCACAGAGCAGGAGACCGACTTCTACGTAGCCCTCTCTGGCAAAAGCGCACCCAAGGATTGGGATCTAGCTGCACCTGAACTAATTTTGACGGAAGCAGGTGGTCAGGTTAGCCGCTTTGACGGCAGCCTGCTGGAGTACAACCGCGCTGATGTGAGCCAATGGGGCGGCATCCTGGCCAGCAATGGCCATGCCCATAACAAGCTTTGTGCATTGGCAGAAGCAGCACTTGCAGAGGTGACATGAGAATGGCTGAGGGGTAACTTGGCTTAAGCTATACCAAGGCTTAGGCCAGCGGCTCCCCTCAATCTTCCAGGGATTTTCGTGTTGAACCTCGTTCAGCACCTCTAGGCTGCTTACCTGACATCAGAGGCTCTGTGAAGCTGAAGTGAGGCATCAGCCAACTTTCTTTTTGGCTGATGAAGACTCTGAGGAGAGTCCATTTCGAGTGTTTCAGTAAAAATACTAGTCACTTATTATCAGGCTGTGCAGCCAAAACTTCTGACGCTTTTTGCATCTACCCGTTGAATATGAGCATCTGCAACTATGGATATCATTGCTCAGTCTAGGGCAGATGGATTGCAGTATTAAGCAAGGAGTTGCATAAGCCAATGTAGAACGTTAAAGATACTCCTAGCCAGATTGCTAATCAGCTAGATGAGTTTCCTGATAACGCTCTAAAGGATTGTATATAGCTGGTGGACTTCTAGTTTCCACTTGCCTAGAGTTCAGTCGCACCCTAGCTGTTCTAGCTGAGGAGTACCTTGATGCATCTATTGCCAAAACTTGCCTGCAAAAACTATCTCGGCTTGGTTCAGCTACCCGCCGCTCTATTGTAAATACTTCTCGGGGTAGATGGCAATCTTCCTCTAGGTTCTGACTTTCACCGGCTACAGGCTTAGGTTGCTATCTCATTCATTGCAGACTTGCTTAGACAGACGCCGGGAGCGAACTGAGCAGGTTTAGCTTAGCAGTAGGCTGCTGTTGGACATTTGGCAAGATGTTCACTGTGTCTACTAAGCACTGTTACTCAGTTTTTTTGTAAGAATGCTTTCCGTCGCGCTTATTGCGCCTCCCTTTTTCAGGTTATTCGTCTGTATCTTTGATATTTCTAGATAAATTTAGAGCCTTAAGGCCTAAAAATTTAGGTCTTGACCTTAGCATCGGCATCCGTAAGTATTTGAGTTCAAAATAGGTCTGCTGATTATAGGGCGACGTCATTTGCTAGGAAACTCCCTCTCAATATTGATCAACCGGTTAGTACAAAGCCTCACCACCTTTGCATTAGTTGCAGCTATTGCTCGTCTGCTGGGACCGTATGAGTTGGGGCAATATTTGCTTGCCTTTGGCTATTACTACATCTTCATGTCTATCGCCTCTCAGGGGCTCAAGGTTCTATTTACGCGAGAACTATCACGTAATCTAGAAGAGGTACAGCTCTATCTAATCAACGGCACACTCCTACAGTTATTTGCAAGCCTTATCAGTTACGGAATATTAGTCATTACAGTATTTTTATTGCCTTATAACTCTGACACCTCTACTGCTTGCTATATCTTGGGCTTGATGGTCGTTCCCTTTTCTCTCTCCAATGTTACAGAGGCGATCTTTCAAGCGCAGGAACGCATGTACTTGATAACCCTCAGTACAGTACCTGTTTATATTTTGCGTCTACTCGTCATCATTTGGATAATGCAACAGGGCTACACTATCAACCTTGTATCCGCGATTCTAGTCCTTTCAGAAATTTTCATTCTTGTATTGCAATGGGGTCTGTTGATCCAAAAGATTAATCTAGAAAGACAGATTAATTGGAGTTTTATGCGGCGCAGCATAAAGGCTGCTCGCACTTTTTTCGCGATCGAAGCCATCGCTGTGCTCAAAGACCGAATGCAGCTGCTCATCCTCTCCTTAATAGGAGGTGAAATCGTAGTTGGACTCTACGGAGCGGTTATGCAATTGATGCAACCCTTTGAGATTATTGCTCATAGTCTTGCATTGGCTATTTTTCCAAGAATGAACAAGATAGTTGCAGCAGAGCCAGAAAAGCTGCGGGACCTTGTTGAAGGCGTCATTGAGATCTTGCTTAGTGTGGCCTTGCCACTAATCATTGGCCTGTTTTTTCTAGGGCGCGACTTATTGGTCTTTGTCTACGGCAATCCTAGCTTTGCTGATGCCGATACCGCTCTTAAGATAGTTGCCTTAGCACTTGTTGCATCATCTCTCATGAAGCCGCTCAGCTTGGCACTAGTGGCAAGTGGTTTTGAACGGATTAATCTACGTGAAGTGAGCGTCACTACTAGTATAGGGGGACTAATTAGCATAGTTCTAGTTACAGCCTATCAACTAACTGGCGCAGCTATAACAGCACTTCTCATGCAATTAATCGCTTGCGGCCAATATGTCTATCCTGTACATCGTCGTTTGTTTCCCATACGCTTCTGGCACGTTTTGCGCTACCCAATGCTAGCTAGCATATGGACTCTATGTGTGTTTCTAATCTTACAAAGAATCACTCAAGACCTTCTCATAACCATGCTTACTGCTACTTCTCTCTACTGTCTATTAATAATGACTCTCAGCATTTATGCTTTCGGAGGTCTAAATGCAGTTAAAGCTAAGTTGCGTCGTAGTTTGTAAATTCAAATCAAAGCCTCGCATAGTTTCAATAAACACTTTCAGATATTCTTATCGTAGATGTTGCTCATGAATGAAAGCAACCAAGTCTTAGTCAGTGCTGTAATCCCAACTTGCGGTCGGCCGCAGATTGTGTCTAGAGCAGTCAAAAGTGCCCTAGCCCAAAGCTTAAGCATGATTGAAGTCATTGTGGTTGTAGATGGCCCTGATGAAGCTACAGCTAGACACTTGGAACAAATTAATGATTCAAGATTGAGAGTAGTCGTATTGCCAGTGAATGTAGGGGCAGCAGGTGCTAGGAATGCTGGAGTTAGTGAAGCTAAGGGGAATTGGATCGCTTTTTTGGATGATGATGATGAATGGCTCCCTCAAAAGCTCGAATCTCAACTTCAAATTGCCAATCATTCAAAGCATACTTTTCCAATTGTTTATAGCCGCTTTATTTGGAAAACGGCAGAATCTGAATTCATTGGCCCCAGAAGAATACCAGCCCCTTATGAACACTTAGCTGACTATCTTTTTTTTCGGAAGTCTCTGTTCTATGGAGAAGCTTTTGTCAACACTTCCACACTCTTTGCAAAGAAAGAATTACTGCTCATAAATCCTCTCGACACAAGCTTACGCCGACATGAAGACTGGAATTGGGTGCTTCAGGTCAGTGCATTGGAAGGTGTAGGAATTCATTTCGCACCTGAACCCTTAGCGATTACTAATATAGAGACAGGGCGCAAGCGCTTAAGTAATATCAACGACTGGCAAGACTCTTTAAACTGGATTCGTTCAATTCGTTCTTTAGTGACTCCGTCTGCTTACTCGTGCTTTCTCCTAACCTTCGTGGGTTTGCAGGCAGCCTCAGAGCAAAACTGGAAGGTTTTCTGGTCTCTACTTAGGGAAGCTATAGAACTTGGTAAGCCTAGACCTATTGACTTTTTACTATATCTGTTGCGGTGGTTGATTCCTCAAGAGGTTCGACAATGGCTTCCAGCTATCTTCTCAAGACAACGTAAGGCAGAACTTAGACCGAACAGCCCGTTACAATAAATGCCCTGTTCTTTGTCTTACGTTAGGTTTAGCTAAATTGTCTGACTGTCAACAGTACAGGGTGGGTTGTGGATAGCAAATCTGTGGAGAAGGTCTCTCATCGTGGCTGGTTACTATTTTTAGTCATTGCTATCTTGGCAATGGGAATATTTTTTCGGTTCAGCAATCTAGATCGAAAAATTTATTGGCACGATGAAGCCTACACCTCGTTAAGAATTTCTGGTTACACAACAGCAGAGTTTTTCGAACAGGTCTATACAGGTTCTTCAATAGGCATTGAGAAGCTTCAAAAATACCAGAATCCTTCCTCTGACAAAGACATTATTGATACGGTTAAGAGCTTAGCTATAGAAGACGCTCAGCATCCACCCTTCTATTACATCATATTGCGGCTTTGGATAGGATGGTTTGGCAGTTCAGTTACGATCATCCGAAGTCTGTCAGCCGTCATCAGCTTACTAGCTTTTCCTTGTGTCTATTGGCTATGCCTGGAGTTATTTGGGTCATCCCTGTCTGGATGGATCGCGATCATATTATTAGCTGTCTCGCCGTTCCAGATCGTCTACGCCCAAGAAGCACGGGAATACAGCCTATGGGCAGTAACAATCTTAGTCGCAAGCTTAGTATTCCTAAAGGCTGTACGACTTAAAACAAAATCTTATTGGAGCATCTATGCAGCGACTGTGGCTATGAGTCTTTACACCTTTTTATTCTCTTTTTTCTTTTTAATTGGTCACGGAGCCTATATAATTGCGATCGAAAAGCTTCGATTCAATAGAACAGTTAGAGCTTATTTATTGGCATCCTTTGTAGGCTTTCTAGCTTTTGTGCCTTGGTTTCTAGTTGTCATTAAAGGTACTTCTCAAATATCTAGAACAACAAGTTGGATGGGCTCTCAAGAAACACCACCGCTCAACTCGATTAAAGTTCTTGCTCAAAATATTAGCCTGACTTTTTTTGATTTATATCTCGGCCAACATTTTAAACTTGACGGCTCTGGGCTCGATCTGTTGCTCTTGCCTCTTCTAATCCTAATAGGATACTCATTTTACTTTCTCTATAATAAAGGACCAAGATCGGCTTGGTTGTTTGTTGTTTTATTGACTTGGATTATACCGTTAGCATTAATACTCCCAGATCTTTTGTTGGGAGGACGACGATCAGCATGGCCTAGATTTATTTTTCCTTGCTCTTTAGGAATTCTGTTAGCTGTTACGTACCTCTTCACCATTCAAATCTCCTCGATTTATGCTGCTAGTTCTTGGCGGCGAAGAATCTGGCAAATTGCCATAACACTCCTGATCTCAGGAGAAGTTCTATCCTGTGCAGTTCATGTGCAAGCACAAGATTGGTGGAATAAGTACGGAGGTCAGCTAATCCTTGAAACAGCCTACGTTGTTAATCAGTCTAGTCAGCCACTTTTAATTAGCGACTCTTCCGATGGCAATACGATGGGTAGCCTACTATCTCTTAGTCATCTGCTAGAACCTAAAGTGAAAGTTCAATTAATTGTTGAGCCCAGCGTCCCCATTATTTCCAGCAACTTTAGCAATATATTTCTATATCAAGCCTCTGAAGCCACAAAGCAGAAATTAAAGAACGATTACGAGATAACGCCTCTTATAGAGCCAGTTTACGAGAGCGGGGCTCTGTATCAACTTAATAGAAAGAATGAAGCGTCGAAGCCAGCAGCCAGCAGCTAGCAAGAGTATTTTTTCTCCTCAATTCTGTATGCAGATCATTTCTCTACATCAGTTAAATGCCTAGCTTTTTACAAGTCAGTGCAGGTCCTTTCAATTTTAGCTAAAACAATGAAAAAAATTCTAAGACTTGCCGAACAGAGTTTTACAGTTCTGTCCCTGCTTCTCTATTCAGGAGGTCCCCTCACTGTACTCCTGTCAGGCGGCGTAAGCGAGGGAGATGGAAGGGCCGTACCAACCGAATATCCCTTGATTCAACTTCTTTTTTTAGTTGTTTATGCAATCACCCTCTTCTTACTCTCTAAACGGTGGAAAGACGTATTTACTGTAGTTTCTAAAAATAGGCTTATTGGGCTTTTTCTAGGGCTCGTCCTAGTCTCAGTTCTTTGGTCTTATGAACCAATGATGACCATACGTCGTAGCATAGCTCTAGCTGGAACCACTCTATTTGGAATTTATTTAGCCACACGCTACAGCTTGAAACAGCAGATACAGTTACTAGGCTGGATGTTTGGGCTAGCAATATTGCTGAGCCTAATATTTGCTCTGGCTCTGCCAAAATACGGAATTATGGGCGGAGTTCATACAGGGACTTGGCGAGGCATTTATTTACATAAAAATGCACTTGGCAAAGTTATGGTGCCAAGTGCGGCTATCTTTCTACTGCTTGCTCTTGACAATCCTAAAAAACAGCTTCTCTTTTGGGGTTGTTTTAGTTCTTCAATTATTCTTTTGCTGCTTTCAACCTCCAAAACTGCTTTGGTTAGCTTTGTATTTCTCTTAAGTGCACTTTGCTTATATCGGTTTTGGCAGAAGCACTATGACGTTATTTTTCCTGCACTACTAGCGATAACAGCAACGATTTGTATCAGCTTTTCTCCCCCGTTATTACCTCAGGTCAATGCTCTATTCAATGTGACAGAAGCTCCCCCTAGCCAAACAGTGACTCTGCCAAGCTCCTCCTCTGAGACCGTAACTACTTCCCCTAAATCTACTGACAAAGGCAAAACACTTCATGCTCGCAGCCAACTGTGGTCACTTGCGCTGGAAATGATCAGCAAGCGCCCTTGGTTGGGCTATGGATATGGAGCGTTTTGGTTGGGTAACGACGGTCCATCTGCCTACATTTGGAAGATTACCGACTGGATGCCCCCTAACTCACACAATGGCTGGCTAGATCTTTGGCTTGATCTAGGCATTTTCGGAATAGTGATCTACCTCATTGGTTTGTGGAAAACTTTAGCAAAGGCCTTAGCTCAGGTCCGTTTGAGTAGAACAGCAGAATACCTCTGGCCAATCGCGTACTTAACTTTTCTCATGCTTGTCAATTTGACTGAGAGCACATTAGTCGTTCAAAACAATCTTCTCTGGGTGCTCTATGTGGCAGTCGCTTTATCCACACTTACACCATCTGAACCAATAGTCTCTAAAAGCTGAACTAATGAACTCATTAAGGATCTTAATGCTGGGCGCTAGCCTGGATCAGAACGGGGGTATAGCAACTCTCGAAAAGCTCATCTTAAAGCACACGCCTTCTAATATCGAGATCCAACACGTCACTAGTCATGATGAAGGCAGCATTCTGCATCGAGTCATAGTCTTCACTAAAGCTCTATTAGCTTTACTGTGGAGACTGCTACGTCGAGACGTTGATCTTGTGCATATTCATCTGTCAGATGGTGGTAGTCTCTTGCGCAAAGCGATGCTAACCCTCTTAGCTTCTCTGTTTCGCATACCCGTGTTGATGCATGCTAACGGAGCTGAATTTCATTTTACTTATGCTAGCCTCCCTAAAGGAGCACAGCAGTGTTTAAGTAGTATATTTCGCCAATGTCGCGGCTTTATTGCTGTTACCCAACTCTGGAAAGATTATTACATCACCAATTTGGGTTTGAACGAGGAACAAGTTTTCGTTCTACCCAATCCGGCAGAACTACCGGCTCAAGTTCCCAACCGCACGGGCGTCACTAAAATTAAGCTGATTTTCTGTGGACGGATTGGACAGCGGAAGGGAGCCTTTGATTTAATCAGAGCATTTGCCCAATTGCCTGATGAACTTAAACAAAACTCTCAACTGATTCTGGCTGGTGATGGTGAGATCGAGGAAGGACAACAACTAGCAATAACCCTTAATGTCCAGAACTCCATCACTTTTCTCGGCTGGGTTAACGCAGAGACCCGTGATGCGCTGTTAACAGAAGCAGATGTATTTATCTTGCCCTCCTATAACGAGGGTCTGCCACTAGCCTTAATCGAAGCAATGGGTTGGGGCTTACCTGTAATCACTACACCAGTGTCTGGCATCCCGGAACTAGTGACCTCAACAGAGAATGGTTTATTAGTTGAACCCGGTGATATTCAACAACTATCCGAGGCAATGCAAGCCTTGATTAAGGATGAGGCTTTAAGGCTAGCCTTAGGAAGCGCTGCCCGGAAAACTGTTGCTCCACTTGATGTAAAAAACTTCTTCTGCCGCTTGACTGAGATCTACCGCTTAGTTGTAGCAAAACGCTATTCAAGTTCAGCTCAAGCAACTTTGTAAAGTCAAGGCTGTTCTTAGCCTTAGGGATGCATTTACCAGCCCCAGAGTGAGCTTATCTCTCTGCTCTGTAGTTTCATTATCCCGAGGTCCTTCATGAAGATCACGATTGGTGGCGCCAAGATTGATAAATACAGTTTCGACGAAGTGGTTGAGCGCATTGTCGAGCATAGCCTTTCGGGAGGTCTACCAGAATATGTTGTTACTCCTAACGCACAGCATATTCTGACCCTCCAAAAAGACACTTATTTCCGTGAGATTTATGATAAAGCTTTCTTGTCAGTGCCAGATGGGGTCCCGCTACTATGGGCAGCTAAGATTTTAAAAACTCCCTTGAAGGGCCGAGTCAATGGGACAGATTTATTTGAGAGGCTTTCTTGCGTCGCGGCGGAGAAAGGGTTGAGAGTATTTTTGCTAGGCGGTCGCCCTGGCGCAGCAGACAAAGCGAGTGAAATTCTTCGGGCACGGCATCCAAACATCAAAATTGTTGGTACTTATTGTCCAGCTTACGGGTTTGAGTCAAAGCCAACAGAATTGGCTTTGATTAACAGCAAAATCCAAGCGGCGGCTCCTCATATTCTCTTCGTGGGTTTAGGAGCCCCCAAACAGGAGTATTGGATATACAACAATTATCAAAAGCTTGGGGTTCCCATTTCAGTTGGCATTGGAGTCAGCTTTGAGCTCGTAGCTGGCATGGTGCAAAGGGCACCGCTCTGGATGCAGAAGAGAGGTCTAGAATGGCTTTTCCGCCTAATTGTTGAGCCAAAGCGTCTGTGGCAACGCTACGTTATTGGAAACCCCCGCTTTATCTGGTTAATATTTCGGCAGCGGCTCGCTGTCTCTAGGTTGAATTGGAGATCATTTTAGACAAGGGCTGGTTTTGTCCTTACTGCCAACAAGAATTCAGCCTCTTCTAAACTCGTCGTGAACTCACAACAAGCATCAACGGTCTCATGACACCAATCTTAGGCCCTTGGTGCTTAACCCATTTTTAAAGCCTCAATAGCCCTGTAGAAGCGAATACAACTCCACGGTCAGCTAGTTCTATAGTCTCAGTTGGAGCAAAGGCAGTTTCTTATAACCTTAGCAGAGGCTCTCATTGCTTAACGTGCTTAAAATCAATACCGGTTCTGCATCTTTACTCAAATTAGTTGAAAAGGGATTCGTTGTTTTATCAATCTTGTTTCTCTCTAACACAGTCCTTTATATTTTCCGAGAATCTAAATGGCTTTCACTTCCCCAGCTCAATAATGTAATCAAATTGGGTGTTTTTGGTGTTGCAGTCGTTAGTTTTCTATTGTTGATTCAAGAGCCGAAAAAGCTTTTCTCTGTTGTGCGTCAAGAGAAGCTTTTATGGATTCTGTTAGCCATTGCCTTGAGCTCAGTGTTATGGTCCTACGCCCCGACAGCAACCCTACGTCAGGTTACATCCTTAATTAGTTCAACTTTGTTTGGCATCT
The Leptolyngbya sp. FACHB-261 DNA segment above includes these coding regions:
- a CDS encoding WecB/TagA/CpsF family glycosyltransferase, whose product is MKITIGGAKIDKYSFDEVVERIVEHSLSGGLPEYVVTPNAQHILTLQKDTYFREIYDKAFLSVPDGVPLLWAAKILKTPLKGRVNGTDLFERLSCVAAEKGLRVFLLGGRPGAADKASEILRARHPNIKIVGTYCPAYGFESKPTELALINSKIQAAAPHILFVGLGAPKQEYWIYNNYQKLGVPISVGIGVSFELVAGMVQRAPLWMQKRGLEWLFRLIVEPKRLWQRYVIGNPRFIWLIFRQRLAVSRLNWRSF
- a CDS encoding glycosyltransferase family 4 protein, whose amino-acid sequence is MNSLRILMLGASLDQNGGIATLEKLILKHTPSNIEIQHVTSHDEGSILHRVIVFTKALLALLWRLLRRDVDLVHIHLSDGGSLLRKAMLTLLASLFRIPVLMHANGAEFHFTYASLPKGAQQCLSSIFRQCRGFIAVTQLWKDYYITNLGLNEEQVFVLPNPAELPAQVPNRTGVTKIKLIFCGRIGQRKGAFDLIRAFAQLPDELKQNSQLILAGDGEIEEGQQLAITLNVQNSITFLGWVNAETRDALLTEADVFILPSYNEGLPLALIEAMGWGLPVITTPVSGIPELVTSTENGLLVEPGDIQQLSEAMQALIKDEALRLALGSAARKTVAPLDVKNFFCRLTEIYRLVVAKRYSSSAQATL